From Nitrospirota bacterium, a single genomic window includes:
- a CDS encoding molybdopterin-dependent oxidoreductase, translating to MADKIRLTIDGKEVAVPEGINILEAAGLSGIHIPNLCYMKGMKPAGACRLCLVEVEGAKVPLIACNAKVKEGMKVNTSTPKILETRRFIIDLILSMHPLDCMTCTKAGVCQLQKYAYDFELKESSFTRKKFGYPTDSANPFIKRDPEYCILCGRCVRVCKEQGTNVLDFMGRGVGAKVTTGNDVPLQEAECTFCGSCVDACPVNALLEADRWRKGREWDYESVNSVCLLCGNGCDITVSTKDGRIQKINAGAIEGSTEKYICAYGRFGFDCIEAETRLTKPLKKVNGELKETTWEDALSIVAQKLKASKENVGFISSAGILNEDALTLKKLAEMIKSKNIDTTLSLYSDIDSMRESQSADIDTADLIVLVGLNPSQWERVLPQLDASIRRRLQRGAKLIVINSSDTKISSQANLFLKGDELSILKSLTKALITKGMKAGKELESAVKDAVFTEEIEKAGEMFKGAKSPLIFSLPSLFKASANLSLIKGSAVSVPLESNAKGIALIGIKGDGMSYKEMLSGRGLSVLYAIGEVPLSKRPNVSFLVVESSHLTELAKQADVVLPSAVFLESPGTIMDYMGELKYLPMVVEPEGEAKSHREIFIGISKLMAKPIKLPTEAEVKKALKIKIKPSFIAFQKTEGLDISPEDFIESINASVINGSRLLWLKGVTSSFDIKA from the coding sequence ATGGCAGATAAGATAAGGCTTACTATAGATGGTAAAGAGGTGGCTGTCCCCGAGGGCATAAACATCCTCGAGGCAGCAGGGCTTTCAGGCATTCATATACCAAACCTCTGCTACATGAAGGGAATGAAGCCTGCTGGAGCATGTAGGCTCTGCCTTGTTGAGGTGGAGGGAGCAAAGGTACCACTTATTGCATGCAATGCTAAAGTCAAAGAGGGCATGAAGGTCAATACCTCTACGCCTAAAATACTGGAGACAAGAAGATTCATCATAGACCTCATACTCTCGATGCATCCGCTTGATTGCATGACATGCACAAAGGCAGGTGTATGCCAGCTTCAGAAGTATGCCTATGATTTCGAGCTTAAAGAATCCTCATTTACGAGAAAGAAATTCGGTTATCCAACCGACAGTGCAAACCCGTTTATAAAAAGGGACCCCGAATACTGCATACTCTGTGGAAGATGCGTTAGGGTCTGTAAGGAGCAAGGCACAAATGTCTTAGACTTCATGGGAAGAGGGGTTGGGGCAAAGGTCACAACTGGCAACGATGTCCCTCTTCAGGAGGCAGAGTGCACATTCTGTGGAAGTTGTGTTGATGCCTGTCCTGTAAATGCCCTTCTTGAGGCAGACAGATGGCGAAAGGGCAGGGAATGGGACTACGAGTCCGTTAACTCGGTGTGCCTTCTCTGCGGAAATGGCTGTGATATTACTGTAAGCACAAAAGATGGAAGGATTCAGAAGATAAATGCAGGTGCCATAGAGGGCTCAACCGAAAAATACATTTGTGCCTATGGAAGATTCGGATTTGACTGCATAGAGGCTGAAACAAGGCTTACAAAGCCACTTAAAAAGGTAAACGGCGAGCTTAAGGAAACTACATGGGAAGATGCCCTGAGCATCGTTGCCCAAAAACTCAAAGCCTCAAAGGAAAATGTAGGCTTCATTAGCTCTGCAGGTATACTTAACGAGGATGCCCTGACATTAAAAAAGCTTGCAGAGATGATTAAATCAAAGAACATAGATACGACCTTAAGCCTTTACTCCGATATAGACTCCATGAGAGAATCCCAAAGTGCTGATATTGACACGGCAGACCTGATAGTCCTCGTTGGGCTTAATCCTTCTCAGTGGGAAAGGGTTCTGCCTCAACTGGATGCCTCTATCAGAAGAAGACTTCAAAGGGGCGCAAAACTAATCGTTATAAATTCCTCTGATACAAAGATTAGCTCTCAGGCAAACCTGTTCCTCAAAGGAGACGAATTATCCATACTCAAATCCCTCACAAAAGCACTTATAACAAAGGGCATGAAGGCAGGAAAAGAGCTTGAGAGTGCTGTGAAGGATGCAGTCTTCACAGAGGAGATAGAGAAAGCAGGGGAGATGTTTAAAGGTGCAAAAAGCCCTCTGATATTTTCCCTACCGTCGCTTTTTAAGGCATCGGCAAATCTCTCTCTGATTAAAGGAAGTGCTGTTTCCGTGCCTCTTGAGTCTAATGCAAAGGGTATTGCCCTGATAGGCATTAAAGGGGACGGAATGTCTTATAAGGAGATGCTCTCAGGTAGGGGATTGAGTGTCCTTTATGCCATAGGAGAGGTGCCTTTGAGTAAAAGACCCAATGTTTCTTTCTTAGTGGTAGAGAGCTCTCATCTTACAGAGCTTGCGAAGCAGGCAGATGTTGTTTTACCCTCAGCAGTATTCCTTGAATCACCGGGCACAATTATGGATTATATGGGCGAGCTTAAGTATCTTCCCATGGTGGTTGAGCCAGAAGGAGAGGCAAAAAGCCACAGGGAAATCTTTATAGGCATTTCAAAGCTCATGGCAAAGCCCATAAAGCTACCTACAGAGGCAGAGGTCAAAAAGGCTCTAAAGATAAAAATAAAGCCATCCTTCATCGCATTTCAAAAGACAGAGGGGCTTGATATATCCCCCGAGGACTTTATAGAGTCGATAAATGCATCTGTTATCAATGGCTCAAGGCTTCTCTGGCTAAAAGGGGTTACCTCCTCATTTGACATTAAAGCCTGA
- a CDS encoding DUF177 domain-containing protein: MMKVTVSEIPNEGLDFVEEEALELAEVKVVSPVRLKLRVEKVGNEVIVNGSVSAVVGLACSRCLKDFRKDFESSLSVVYHPVEELKEEEGHEVKTGELDIGFYSGDELDISELLKEQILLGIPIKPLCKDSCKGICIGCGADLNETACKCDTKGSGSSFDGLKNYFIERRKE; encoded by the coding sequence ATGATGAAGGTAACGGTATCGGAAATCCCAAATGAGGGATTGGATTTTGTAGAGGAGGAGGCTCTCGAGCTTGCTGAGGTCAAGGTAGTATCTCCAGTCAGGCTTAAGCTAAGGGTTGAAAAGGTGGGTAACGAGGTTATTGTAAATGGCTCTGTAAGTGCAGTTGTCGGGCTTGCCTGCAGTCGCTGTTTAAAGGATTTCAGAAAAGACTTCGAGTCATCTTTAAGTGTCGTATATCATCCTGTGGAAGAGCTTAAAGAAGAGGAAGGGCATGAGGTCAAGACAGGAGAATTAGATATAGGGTTTTATAGTGGCGATGAGCTTGACATCTCAGAGTTGCTTAAAGAGCAGATACTCTTAGGTATTCCGATTAAGCCTCTTTGCAAAGACTCCTGTAAGGGCATATGCATTGGCTGTGGTGCTGACCTGAATGAAACTGCTTGCAAGTGCGACACCAAAGGCTCAGGGTCGAGCTTCGATGGGCTGAAAAATTATTTTATCGAAAGGAGGAAGGAATAA
- the rpmF gene encoding 50S ribosomal protein L32 has protein sequence MANPTHRHTRTRRDKRRANWKGQAPSLAICPECSEPRLSHMACPSCGTYNGRKILEVVEKQT, from the coding sequence ATGGCAAATCCAACGCATCGGCATACAAGGACAAGAAGGGACAAGAGAAGGGCAAACTGGAAGGGACAAGCTCCAAGCCTTGCCATTTGCCCTGAATGCTCTGAGCCGAGACTTAGCCACATGGCATGCCCAAGCTGTGGCACATATAACGGAAGAAAAATCCTTGAGGTAGTAGAAAAACAGACATGA